One region of Chryseobacterium sp. SORGH_AS_0447 genomic DNA includes:
- a CDS encoding alpha/beta hydrolase → MNLDYIVREPEHITPNTTILFMLHGYGSNEQDLFSFRETLPEDWIIVSFRAPRATQFEGFSWYDIDFNNPEKFVDVPQATESLNSVLESILKIVNNYGITQGKTHLCGFSQGGILCYALALKYPEMFNLVACMSSYPEEKLLTDIIKDKKKLERLRFFISHGTDDAVIPLEWGRKAADLLYDLSCYFTFREYMSGHGVNQKNYMDLMDFFSK, encoded by the coding sequence TTACATTGTAAGAGAACCGGAACATATTACGCCTAATACCACTATCCTTTTTATGCTTCATGGCTACGGAAGCAACGAGCAGGACCTTTTCAGCTTCAGGGAAACCCTTCCCGAAGACTGGATCATCGTCAGTTTCAGAGCGCCACGCGCCACACAGTTTGAAGGTTTTTCGTGGTATGATATCGATTTCAACAATCCTGAAAAGTTTGTAGATGTACCGCAGGCCACAGAATCCCTGAACAGCGTACTGGAAAGTATTTTAAAAATCGTGAACAATTACGGCATTACACAGGGTAAAACCCACCTCTGCGGATTCAGTCAGGGAGGCATTTTATGTTATGCGCTGGCGTTGAAGTATCCTGAAATGTTTAACCTTGTAGCGTGCATGAGCAGCTATCCGGAAGAAAAATTACTGACCGATATCATAAAGGATAAGAAAAAACTGGAAAGACTCAGATTCTTCATTTCACACGGTACGGATGACGCGGTTATCCCTTTGGAATGGGGAAGAAAGGCTGCGGATCTGTTGTATGATCTCAGCTGCTATTTTACTTTCAGGGAGTATATGAGCGGCCATGGCGTGAACCAAAAGAATTACATGGATCTGATGGATTTTTTTTCAAAATAA